Proteins encoded in a region of the Onychostoma macrolepis isolate SWU-2019 chromosome 20, ASM1243209v1, whole genome shotgun sequence genome:
- the LOC131526616 gene encoding uncharacterized protein LOC131526616, with protein MNTSKVDDDIFFIMVNPLISKQTVMEGSSTVLELYKLIREKKQITKFLPVINGPGSVKNGRAALKGKALISPGMKEVGPLMSEHKGLDKTNDVRNKVLFEERLDPRVDCKTKAVMGNQQGYENSDLESDLRSGEDLCCTSNLENKLIISPKSLRKASRGQKQKKLWTMRSLDVEKRMYVSKQKLNSTTEQPLHKVLKDEKREFEHEGPGTQTELKNNTAKDSRSFEEDLSSELSEYDNVFELDSDGTENLHDLMKTTKKSLQGKSTDMIQPYRCGNKRMEQQQAMPRVKDKILEVENLIHQVCTSLDCLKDSTHTSTTVVFLDSHVPTEHKKSFPLELCEELKRPNIKSGRKSISFTSSDAVATLSTRCSSLDAVSPPLSRLSSRTSRPLPQYRILPLPEEDAEDYNSIYLTQEGKYLYGSTEKSTYNGSESAVNEQIFSWTPSTTPTIPTSPTIGV; from the coding sequence ATATTTTCTTCATAATGGTTAACCCTCTAATAAGCAAGCAGACTGTCATGGAGGGCAGCAGCACTGTTCTTGAGCTTTACAAACTAATCAGAGAGAAAAAACAGATAACTAAGTTTCTCCCAGTCATTAACGGTCCAGGCTCTGTGAAGAATGGAAGGGCAGCTCTTAAGGGTAAAGCTTTGATTAGTCCTGGCATGAAGGAGGTGGGACCATTGATGAGTGAACACAAGGGTCTCGATAAGACAAATGATGTCAGAAATAAGGTGCTTTTTGAGGAGCGGTTGGATCCGCGTGTGGATTGTAAAACCAAGGCTGTAATGGGAAATCAACAGGGATACGAGAATTCAGACTTGGAAAGTGACCTTCGTAGTGGAGAGGATCTGTGCTGCACCAGCAACCTGGAGAACAAGCTCATCATTTCTCCTAAAAGCCTGAGAAAAGCCTCCAGAGGGCAGAAACAGAAGAAATTGTGGACAATGAGATCACTGGATGTAGAGAAGAGGATGTACGTTAGCAAACAGAAACTAAATTCAACTACTGAACAACCCTTACACAAagttttaaaagatgaaaagagAGAATTTGAGCATGAAGGTCCTGGGACGCAGActgaattgaaaaataatacagCCAAGGATTCAAGAAGCTTTGAGGAAGATCTGTCCAGTGAGCTCTCAGAGTATGACAATGTATTTGAACTTGACTCAGATGGGACAGAAAATCTTCATGACCTGATGAAGACTACTAAGAAAAGTCTTCAAGGGAAGTCAACAGACATGATTCAACCTTACCGGTGTGGAAATAAGCGTATGGAGCAGCAGCAAGCAATGCCCAGAGTGAAAGACAAGATCCTCGAAGTTGAGAACCTTATCCACCAGGTTTGCACCAGTTTAGACTGTTTAAAAGACAGCACACATACCTCAACCACAGTTGTGTTTTTGGACAGTCACGTACCCACCGAGCACAAGAAGAGTTTCCCTTTGGAGCTGTGTGAAGAACTTAAGCGACCAAATATTAAATCAGGAAGGAAGAGTATTTCTTTCACTTCTTCTGATGCTGTCGCTACACTTTCAACAAGATGCTCAAGTCTGGATGCTGTGTCTCCACCATTATCCCGTCTCTCCTCACGCACCTCCAGGCCTCTGCCGCAGTACCGTATTCTGCCGCTACCTGAAGAGGATGCAGAGGACTACAACAGTATTTATCTAACACAAGAGGGAAAATATCTATATGGCAGCACAGAAAAGAGCACCTATAATGGATCTGAATCAGCAGTCAATGAGCAGATTTTCAGTTGGACCCCATCCACTACACCAACTATCCCAACTTCTCCAACTATAGGTGTGTGA